The proteins below are encoded in one region of Myxococcales bacterium:
- a CDS encoding 4a-hydroxytetrahydrobiopterin dehydratase codes for MADLAAQTCIPCKGGVPPLASEKAQELLSQVDRHWRVIDNHHLERSFPFDDFKQALAFTNQVGQIAEEQGHHPDIYLAWALVKVQIWTHKIDGLTESDFILAAKIDTI; via the coding sequence ATGGCTGACCTAGCAGCACAAACATGCATACCTTGCAAAGGTGGCGTTCCACCTCTTGCAAGTGAAAAAGCACAAGAACTTTTATCGCAAGTTGACCGACATTGGAGAGTCATCGACAACCATCATCTGGAACGCAGTTTTCCTTTTGACGACTTCAAACAAGCCCTCGCCTTCACAAATCAAGTAGGACAGATTGCAGAAGAGCAAGGACACCATCCAGATATCTACCTAGCATGGGCTCTGGTTAAGGTTCAGATCTGGACACATAAAATCGACGGACTCACCGAAAGCGATTTTATTCTAGCGGCAAAGATAGACACTATCTGA
- a CDS encoding ABC transporter permease, with protein sequence MNLRPLVIARKELLQLRRDRLTMAMMLALPVVQLLLFGYAINTDVRHIPMVVFDQDGSAESRDLVRSMEATEFYDVVGAVRDYDEVEQALRSATARVALVFPPAYASDLARRRTAHVQLVVDGSDPQIVASATNTAASLVAARSNELMVAHLIRSGSGPVVQPISIEPSTWYNPELRTAVFVVPGLVGVILTMTMVMLTAMAIARERERGTLEQLVVSPVKRIELIVGKILPYIVIGYLQMTLVLGAGRIVFDVPIHGSIVMLYILAFVFIAANLALGLFFSTLATTQQQAMQMSFFFLLPNILLSGFMFPFEGMPEPAQWFAQILPLTHFLRIVRGITLKDSTFMDVAPELFWLSVILLVLVFLASVRFSKKIA encoded by the coding sequence ATGAACCTTCGGCCCTTGGTTATTGCGCGTAAGGAGCTTTTGCAGCTTCGTCGGGATCGGTTGACCATGGCTATGATGCTGGCGCTTCCGGTGGTGCAGCTCCTGCTGTTTGGTTATGCGATCAATACGGATGTGCGGCACATCCCGATGGTGGTCTTTGATCAGGATGGCAGCGCTGAATCGCGAGATTTAGTTCGCAGCATGGAAGCAACGGAGTTTTACGACGTTGTCGGAGCCGTAAGAGACTACGATGAAGTTGAGCAGGCGCTTCGTTCGGCGACGGCTCGCGTGGCGTTGGTTTTTCCTCCAGCTTATGCATCGGATCTGGCACGAAGGCGCACTGCGCACGTGCAGCTTGTGGTTGATGGATCGGATCCTCAGATTGTAGCTAGCGCCACGAACACCGCCGCATCGCTGGTTGCAGCACGGTCCAATGAGTTGATGGTTGCGCACTTGATTCGCAGTGGCTCAGGCCCAGTGGTGCAGCCCATAAGCATTGAGCCCTCGACGTGGTACAATCCCGAACTTCGCACTGCTGTTTTTGTCGTGCCTGGTTTGGTTGGTGTAATTTTGACGATGACGATGGTCATGCTTACCGCGATGGCCATCGCTCGAGAGCGAGAGCGCGGTACGCTTGAGCAGCTCGTGGTCTCTCCGGTCAAACGTATTGAACTTATCGTGGGGAAAATTCTGCCGTACATTGTAATTGGCTATTTGCAGATGACCTTGGTTCTTGGCGCAGGTCGCATCGTGTTTGATGTCCCCATTCATGGCTCGATTGTTATGCTCTACATCCTGGCTTTCGTGTTTATTGCGGCCAACCTTGCACTTGGTCTTTTTTTCTCCACGCTGGCAACAACGCAGCAGCAAGCCATGCAAATGTCTTTTTTCTTTCTGCTCCCGAATATTTTACTAAGCGGCTTTATGTTTCCTTTTGAGGGCATGCCCGAGCCTGCTCAATGGTTTGCTCAGATTCTTCCGCTTACACATTTTTTACGCATTGTGCGTGGCATCACTCTAAAAGACAGCACGTTTATGGACGTTGCTCCGGAGCTTTTTTGGCTGAGCGTCATTCTGCTGGTGCTTGTGTTTTTAGCTTCAGTGCGTTTCAGTAAAAAGATTGCCTAG
- a CDS encoding heavy metal translocating P-type ATPase metal-binding domain-containing protein, translated as MWLADDGHKIVQSQQHDMNQSVVFKAEASNKEATVCKHCALPLGPGSVGEFCCRGCQVVFSLLHEEKLGRYYSLRRGRGIPVADTNSKAVDLKWLEQLEKQKVSEGIQHVRLDVQGLHCTGCVWLFETLFRRQQGAYRIITNPSLGSVDLSVDEHFPLREWVSQLQSFGYRFGPRSKKREKQSDSLLIRMGICLALAGNAMLFAIATYLGLHEGELYRFVNTVNFFLSVIAVIVGGSVFFRSAWTAIQKRVLHFDVPIALGIGLAFCGSLLAFVRGVQQVAYHDTLTIFIALMLLGRFLQERALERNRRHLLAMDGSDGILVRRREGKQVNLCSL; from the coding sequence ATGTGGCTGGCGGATGACGGACACAAAATAGTGCAATCTCAGCAACATGATATGAACCAATCGGTGGTTTTTAAAGCAGAGGCTTCCAACAAAGAGGCAACGGTATGCAAACATTGTGCATTGCCTCTTGGACCTGGATCCGTCGGCGAGTTTTGTTGCCGGGGCTGTCAGGTTGTCTTTAGTTTGCTTCACGAAGAGAAGCTAGGCCGGTACTATAGTTTGCGCCGAGGGCGCGGGATTCCGGTTGCCGATACAAATTCAAAAGCCGTTGATTTAAAGTGGTTAGAGCAACTGGAAAAGCAAAAGGTGTCCGAGGGAATCCAGCACGTGAGGCTAGATGTGCAAGGTCTGCACTGCACGGGCTGCGTTTGGCTATTTGAAACACTTTTTCGTCGTCAACAAGGTGCTTACCGCATTATTACCAATCCATCCTTGGGGTCGGTGGATCTGTCGGTTGATGAACATTTCCCTTTGAGGGAGTGGGTCTCTCAATTGCAAAGCTTTGGGTATCGTTTTGGGCCTCGCAGCAAAAAACGCGAGAAGCAAAGTGATTCCTTGTTGATACGCATGGGCATTTGTCTAGCGCTTGCTGGGAACGCAATGTTGTTTGCGATTGCGACCTATCTGGGTCTTCATGAAGGCGAACTGTATCGTTTTGTGAATACCGTAAATTTTTTCCTCTCGGTGATTGCCGTCATTGTAGGAGGTAGTGTCTTTTTTCGTTCGGCATGGACGGCGATTCAAAAGCGAGTACTGCATTTTGATGTCCCCATTGCTCTAGGCATTGGCCTTGCATTTTGCGGTTCACTCTTAGCTTTTGTGCGAGGCGTTCAACAAGTTGCTTACCATGACACCCTCACTATTTTTATAGCTTTGATGTTGTTGGGTCGCTTTTTGCAAGAACGAGCGCTTGAGCGCAATCGGCGCCATTTGTTGGCGATGGATGGCAGTGACGGTATTTTAGTTCGGCGTAGGGAAGGGAAGCAGGTTAATCTTTGTTCCCTGTGA
- a CDS encoding cytochrome oxidase produces MEVLTLLIFLSLTLVAMAVAFYVWTILQHTHEHSERMALLPLEDDESPERFANANVKQEYSKE; encoded by the coding sequence GTGGAAGTTTTAACACTGCTAATTTTTCTTAGTTTGACCTTGGTAGCGATGGCGGTCGCTTTTTACGTGTGGACTATCCTTCAGCACACGCACGAACATAGTGAACGCATGGCATTGTTGCCGCTTGAAGATGATGAAAGCCCTGAACGCTTTGCAAACGCAAACGTTAAGCAAGAATATTCAAAGGAGTAA
- a CDS encoding CBS domain-containing protein — protein MNVQDIMTAEPIVIQHDLPIIEALALMQESNVRHLPVLEGKKLIGMISDRDLRSVYASSTVDEHALLGLAKQFRAPVSKIMASDVVLIQPEAELSEALDLILEQSVGALPVVDPISDNLVGILSYVDVLRAVREYLP, from the coding sequence ATGAACGTGCAAGACATCATGACCGCCGAGCCCATCGTCATCCAACACGACCTCCCCATCATTGAAGCATTGGCGCTCATGCAGGAAAGCAACGTCCGACATCTACCCGTTTTAGAGGGGAAAAAGCTGATCGGTATGATAAGCGATCGAGACTTGCGCTCGGTGTATGCTTCATCGACTGTCGATGAACATGCCCTATTGGGCCTAGCAAAACAGTTCAGAGCTCCTGTCTCAAAAATCATGGCATCGGATGTCGTTCTCATTCAACCCGAAGCCGAACTCAGCGAAGCTCTTGACCTTATATTAGAACAAAGTGTCGGAGCACTTCCCGTCGTTGATCCAATTTCCGACAATTTGGTAGGCATCTTGAGTTATGTTGATGTGCTACGAGCAGTGCGCGAGTATTTGCCGTAA
- a CDS encoding HAD family hydrolase has protein sequence MRLRAMGYETWILSGDEQQRTQVLGQELGLSESHILAQRLPEEKASWLEQGIGRHALMMGDGVNDSLAVEHALCSGTPAFDRPFMPAKTDFYLVTPGLAPLRIALVAAKRLAKVLLFNLSFAVLYNVGAVAVAAAGLMTPWLAAILMPTSSLLLIVATTAALSQRSALWKF, from the coding sequence ATGAGGCTCAGGGCAATGGGCTACGAGACTTGGATACTTAGCGGGGATGAACAACAAAGAACGCAAGTGTTAGGTCAGGAACTAGGACTATCGGAGTCCCACATTCTTGCTCAACGGCTTCCTGAAGAAAAAGCATCATGGCTCGAACAAGGAATTGGAAGGCATGCACTCATGATGGGCGATGGCGTCAATGATAGTCTTGCGGTAGAGCATGCGCTCTGCTCAGGAACGCCCGCTTTTGATCGACCTTTTATGCCGGCAAAAACTGATTTCTATCTGGTCACGCCAGGCTTAGCTCCACTACGTATTGCGCTTGTTGCGGCCAAGCGACTAGCAAAGGTGTTACTGTTTAACTTGAGTTTTGCTGTGCTCTACAACGTAGGCGCTGTTGCCGTGGCCGCGGCTGGCCTGATGACACCATGGCTTGCAGCCATTTTGATGCCGACGAGTTCCCTTCTACTCATTGTAGCGACAACGGCTGCACTCTCACAGAGGAGCGCTTTGTGGAAGTTTTAA
- a CDS encoding sulfite exporter TauE/SafE family protein yields the protein MSFIASLALGGAAGLAAAPHCLGMCGPLAAYACAQRQGQSSAWLYQLGRLASYVVLGALAGHAGSWITNRFSLPWVSALLSWSVAFVLLLAAFKFLWKPRDRTLVQTQSLQKKKPRFSLLEFVLRFIPRQPWAVGLMTGFLPCGALAAALLLAAGAENALGGALRMVGFAAASAPALLGVGLLSGVLRRFSQGAGRYVFATAFLLGAVLFIWRPFKAMSSKAEHDCCHDNSHEAMKAKDQ from the coding sequence ATGTCCTTTATTGCTTCGCTTGCGCTAGGAGGCGCTGCTGGTTTGGCTGCAGCCCCTCATTGTTTGGGAATGTGTGGTCCTTTGGCAGCCTATGCTTGCGCGCAGCGCCAAGGTCAGTCCTCGGCTTGGCTCTATCAACTTGGGCGCCTTGCAAGTTACGTGGTGCTGGGTGCATTGGCGGGGCACGCGGGGTCTTGGATCACCAACCGTTTTAGTCTTCCGTGGGTTTCGGCGCTGCTTTCCTGGTCGGTAGCGTTCGTGCTTTTGCTGGCGGCGTTCAAGTTTTTGTGGAAACCACGTGACCGGACTCTGGTGCAAACTCAGTCGTTGCAAAAGAAGAAACCCCGCTTTTCATTGTTAGAGTTTGTGCTTCGATTTATTCCGCGCCAGCCTTGGGCTGTGGGCTTAATGACGGGTTTTCTGCCTTGCGGAGCCTTAGCGGCTGCTCTTCTTTTAGCAGCAGGAGCCGAGAATGCTTTAGGCGGAGCACTGCGAATGGTGGGTTTCGCCGCAGCAAGTGCACCAGCTCTGCTTGGTGTCGGTTTACTTTCAGGTGTTTTGCGTCGATTTTCGCAGGGTGCAGGACGCTACGTTTTTGCGACAGCTTTTTTACTAGGTGCGGTGCTTTTTATATGGCGTCCGTTCAAAGCGATGTCTTCAAAAGCAGAGCATGATTGTTGCCATGACAACAGTCACGAAGCAATGAAAGCCAAGGATCAATAA
- the ccoO gene encoding cytochrome-c oxidase, cbb3-type subunit II, whose translation MQTKRITYNDQISRQFVAASVIWGIVGMLVGVIIAVQLAFWQANIPPFLIFSRLRPLHTNAVIFAFVGNMIFAGVYYSTQRLVKARLASDLLAKIHFWGWQLIIVSAALTLPFGISQSKEYAELEWPIDIAIALIWVVFAVNFFWTLARRNEKHLYVALWFYIATLIAIAVLHIVNSLAIPVGFLESYPVFAGVQDALVQWWYGHNAVAFFLTTPILGIMYYFLPKAADRPVFSYRLSIVHFWSLVFIYILPSWGGMLNGLLTLRGAWDRLREDPVLKLFAAGVTFYGMSTFEGPLLSIKSVSGLAHYTDWIIAHVHAGGLGWNGFMAAGMFYWMVPRLYGTKLHSRSAANAHFYLGTFGIVLYVASMWIAGITQGLMWRAENDGGGLMYPNFLETLIELKPLYWTRALGGTLYLLGFILMAWNLVMTAKSGKAVDGETEAVIEDFSSEDAVPWHKLAFAKPITLILAVTVMVVAVAFLNAIAATVIMVIAISTAIVGGLALGLGKQEPGQTAWHRILEGRAVLFTVFVTISVIAGGIAELVPTIMAAPEAIASAKQTPYSALELEGRDIYVNEGCYVCHSQMIRPFTWETARYGDVSTADDSVFDHPFQWGSRRIGPDLARVGGKYSNLWHYRHMIDPREISQQSNMPPYPFLETTSVDFSKTASKFRAMRAVGVPYTPEQIANAEESARMQAAQIAADLKNEGQSSVKEDSKLVALIAYLQRLGFKATQTKQEQPQAVLRPTEQSAAGTTQNEVVHD comes from the coding sequence ATGCAGACGAAGCGCATAACCTACAACGATCAGATATCCAGGCAGTTTGTCGCGGCATCGGTGATATGGGGAATCGTCGGGATGTTGGTGGGAGTGATCATCGCTGTTCAGCTTGCATTCTGGCAGGCCAACATCCCTCCGTTTTTGATTTTTAGCCGTCTACGTCCTTTGCACACCAATGCAGTTATTTTTGCGTTTGTGGGCAATATGATTTTTGCGGGCGTCTACTATTCAACGCAGCGCTTGGTCAAAGCTCGACTGGCTTCGGATTTGCTCGCGAAGATTCATTTTTGGGGCTGGCAGCTCATTATTGTTTCGGCAGCGCTTACCTTGCCTTTTGGTATTTCACAATCGAAAGAATATGCCGAGCTTGAATGGCCCATCGATATAGCCATCGCGCTTATTTGGGTGGTGTTTGCTGTCAACTTCTTTTGGACGCTTGCGAGGCGCAATGAAAAACATCTGTACGTTGCGCTCTGGTTTTATATTGCAACGCTTATTGCGATTGCTGTTTTGCATATCGTAAACAGTTTGGCGATTCCTGTTGGCTTCTTAGAGAGTTATCCCGTGTTTGCTGGGGTTCAAGATGCCCTGGTGCAGTGGTGGTACGGTCACAATGCTGTTGCTTTCTTTTTGACGACTCCCATCTTGGGCATCATGTATTACTTCCTGCCCAAAGCGGCGGATCGCCCCGTCTTCTCTTATCGCCTATCCATCGTTCATTTCTGGTCCTTGGTTTTCATTTATATTTTGCCAAGTTGGGGCGGCATGCTCAATGGTCTACTTACCTTGCGTGGTGCTTGGGATCGTCTACGGGAAGATCCCGTGCTCAAACTTTTTGCAGCGGGCGTGACCTTTTACGGGATGTCGACATTTGAAGGACCCTTGCTTTCGATCAAGAGCGTGAGTGGTTTGGCTCACTATACCGATTGGATTATTGCGCACGTGCACGCGGGCGGCCTTGGTTGGAACGGCTTTATGGCAGCTGGCATGTTCTATTGGATGGTACCCCGCCTATACGGCACAAAACTTCATTCTCGATCCGCAGCCAATGCGCATTTCTATCTCGGCACCTTTGGCATTGTGCTTTATGTCGCTTCGATGTGGATTGCCGGCATTACTCAAGGCTTGATGTGGCGTGCAGAGAACGACGGTGGCGGCCTGATGTATCCAAACTTCTTGGAGACCTTGATTGAGCTTAAACCGCTGTACTGGACGCGTGCCCTTGGCGGAACACTCTATCTTTTGGGCTTCATTTTGATGGCTTGGAACCTTGTGATGACTGCGAAGTCTGGCAAGGCTGTGGACGGAGAAACTGAAGCGGTGATTGAAGATTTTTCTTCTGAAGATGCCGTGCCTTGGCACAAACTAGCGTTTGCAAAACCCATCACGCTCATCTTGGCAGTTACAGTAATGGTAGTTGCCGTCGCATTCCTTAACGCGATAGCGGCCACTGTGATTATGGTGATAGCCATTAGTACAGCCATTGTTGGCGGGTTGGCGCTTGGTCTTGGTAAACAAGAACCCGGTCAAACAGCATGGCACCGCATTTTAGAGGGCAGGGCTGTGCTTTTCACGGTGTTTGTCACTATCTCTGTTATCGCAGGTGGTATTGCGGAGTTGGTACCCACCATCATGGCCGCTCCTGAAGCCATTGCATCGGCTAAGCAGACGCCATATTCAGCACTGGAACTTGAAGGGCGTGATATTTACGTCAATGAAGGTTGTTACGTATGCCATTCGCAAATGATACGGCCCTTCACCTGGGAGACGGCTCGCTACGGAGATGTGTCCACTGCGGACGATTCAGTATTTGATCATCCGTTTCAGTGGGGGTCGCGGCGTATCGGTCCTGACCTTGCGCGTGTTGGAGGCAAGTATTCGAACCTTTGGCACTACAGGCACATGATCGATCCGCGTGAGATTTCGCAACAGTCCAACATGCCGCCGTATCCATTCTTGGAAACGACCTCGGTGGATTTTTCAAAAACGGCAAGCAAATTTAGAGCTATGCGTGCGGTGGGTGTGCCCTATACGCCAGAGCAAATTGCCAATGCTGAAGAGTCAGCACGCATGCAGGCTGCGCAGATTGCTGCGGATTTGAAAAACGAAGGACAGAGTTCGGTTAAAGAAGATAGCAAGCTTGTTGCTTTGATCGCTTATTTGCAACGTTTGGGCTTCAAGGCAACACAAACTAAACAAGAACAACCCCAAGCCGTGCTGAGACCCACAGAGCAGTCTGCCGCGGGCACTACACAGAATGAGGTGGTTCATGATTAG
- a CDS encoding cation-translocating P-type ATPase, with translation MVAKVAGIYVVAVLGIASLTLLSWLVLGANVYRALEITTSVLIVSCPCAFGIATPLAYQLVYAGLRRAGIFVRRLDFIERVRAVKHLVFDKTGTLTTGRASLRHPEALGSLDAEATSVLYNLAIAATIQKRWPCWMPSSLSRLLYRSLVFAKYLEKVWKHAITENCTVLVHMHGSKKALKVICTTLFFVLTTYYTFRFKQTKLCGQTRGMN, from the coding sequence GTGGTGGCAAAAGTTGCCGGAATCTATGTTGTAGCAGTGCTTGGTATTGCTAGCCTTACTTTGCTGAGTTGGCTAGTACTGGGCGCGAACGTGTATCGCGCTTTGGAGATCACAACTTCGGTGTTGATTGTAAGTTGTCCCTGTGCTTTTGGCATTGCAACGCCATTGGCCTATCAACTGGTCTATGCGGGCTTGCGTCGTGCCGGTATTTTTGTGCGTCGTCTTGATTTCATTGAGCGAGTTCGCGCCGTAAAACACCTGGTATTCGATAAGACAGGAACGCTGACCACAGGACGAGCTAGTCTTCGTCATCCTGAGGCGCTTGGCTCCCTTGACGCTGAGGCCACAAGCGTTTTGTACAACCTAGCAATTGCAGCAACCATCCAAAAGCGATGGCCGTGCTGGATGCCATCGAGTCTAAGCCGGCTTTTATATCGGAGCTTAGTGTTCGCGAAATACCTGGAAAAGGTATGGAAACACGCTATCACGGAAAATTGTACCGTTTTGGTTCACATGCATGGGTCCAAAAAGGCGTTGAAAGTCATTTGCACGACCTTGTTTTTTGTGTTGACAACTTACTATACTTTCCGCTTCAAACAGACGAAACTCTGCGGCCAAACACGCGGAATGAATTGA
- a CDS encoding GNAT family N-acetyltransferase — MPVTHSPKLSIVDFRPGLRDAFKSLNEAWIRRYFILEETDRIALEHPEEKIIQPGGCILFLLEGNDVLGCSALVKKDNTCFELAKMAVADHAQRRGYGELLGHACMERAKELGAERLYLESNTSLAPAMALYKKLGFKRLPQSETPYMRCNIQMELWL; from the coding sequence ATGCCCGTGACACACTCACCCAAGCTCTCCATCGTCGATTTTCGTCCAGGGCTAAGAGATGCTTTTAAAAGCCTAAACGAAGCCTGGATCCGTCGTTATTTTATCTTAGAAGAAACCGACAGGATTGCGTTAGAGCATCCAGAAGAAAAAATTATACAGCCTGGCGGGTGTATCTTATTTCTACTTGAAGGAAACGACGTTTTAGGCTGCAGCGCTCTTGTCAAAAAAGACAACACATGTTTTGAACTCGCAAAGATGGCCGTGGCAGATCATGCTCAGCGGCGAGGTTATGGTGAGCTGTTGGGACACGCATGCATGGAACGCGCCAAAGAACTAGGTGCCGAGCGCCTTTATCTTGAGAGCAACACATCGCTTGCACCGGCCATGGCACTTTACAAAAAGCTAGGTTTCAAACGACTACCTCAATCCGAAACGCCCTACATGCGCTGCAATATCCAAATGGAATTGTGGCTCTAG
- a CDS encoding Hsp20/alpha crystallin family protein, translating into MSLIRRTQRAQWDPFSELEEMSSRLSRVLGQWPGTGNEERLSHTDWVPTVNVSESPEHYSIEVELPGVTKENAHVEVHDRVLTVSGERKVQEEKKKAKYHRIESFYGSFMRSFSLPEDADQDNIKANFKEGLLQVDVARKAQTSPKLKKIDIK; encoded by the coding sequence ATGAGCTTAATTCGAAGAACACAAAGGGCGCAATGGGATCCATTCAGTGAACTTGAGGAAATGAGTTCCCGGCTCTCCAGAGTGCTCGGTCAATGGCCTGGCACCGGAAACGAGGAACGTTTATCTCACACCGATTGGGTCCCCACAGTGAATGTTTCAGAATCTCCTGAACATTACTCTATTGAAGTTGAGTTGCCTGGGGTGACTAAGGAAAACGCTCATGTCGAAGTACACGATCGTGTCCTGACCGTGAGCGGAGAGCGCAAAGTCCAGGAAGAGAAGAAAAAAGCAAAGTATCACCGAATCGAGAGCTTTTATGGAAGCTTCATGAGGTCATTTTCTCTTCCGGAGGACGCGGATCAGGACAATATCAAGGCCAACTTCAAAGAGGGGCTTTTGCAAGTTGATGTTGCACGCAAGGCTCAAACAAGCCCGAAACTGAAGAAAATCGATATCAAATAA
- a CDS encoding CBS domain-containing protein, with protein sequence MVEDLKVADIMTTTVHVLYEEDNLEKIRKHMDKYSMRHLPVVDDEKVVGMISHRDVLRMAVSALEPSSVANSLDHRISETFVGAVMTRDIKTVHKNSSVRDAAKLLVSGHFGCLPVLDDSEKLVGVVTESDILKAVAHKL encoded by the coding sequence ATGGTCGAAGATCTTAAAGTCGCAGACATCATGACCACCACGGTCCATGTGCTTTACGAAGAAGACAACCTCGAGAAGATTCGCAAACACATGGATAAATACAGCATGCGCCACCTGCCGGTTGTCGATGATGAAAAAGTGGTTGGGATGATTTCTCATCGCGATGTTCTGCGCATGGCAGTTAGCGCACTTGAACCTTCGAGCGTGGCGAATTCACTGGATCATCGCATCTCAGAAACGTTTGTCGGCGCCGTCATGACCCGAGACATTAAAACCGTGCATAAAAACAGCTCCGTCCGTGATGCAGCAAAACTTTTGGTCTCTGGACATTTCGGCTGTCTGCCAGTTCTTGACGATAGCGAGAAACTCGTTGGGGTTGTGACTGAATCCGACATCCTCAAAGCCGTAGCTCACAAACTCTGA
- a CDS encoding cbb3-type cytochrome c oxidase subunit 3 — protein MISWMAMEFFRKSPVLYLPMIALFLFMLVFVGIIIRTFWRRAADLDKLARMPLDEKEGVSHE, from the coding sequence ATGATTAGCTGGATGGCCATGGAATTTTTTAGAAAAAGTCCTGTGCTCTATTTGCCCATGATTGCTTTGTTTCTTTTCATGCTGGTTTTTGTAGGAATAATCATTCGAACCTTTTGGAGGCGTGCTGCTGATCTGGATAAACTTGCACGCATGCCACTTGATGAAAAAGAGGGAGTGAGCCATGAGTGA
- a CDS encoding HlyD family efflux transporter periplasmic adaptor subunit: MLRRFAQNLVFCRSLRPGWLCLVWLVLGCNRTGPAQEQFQGIVELEQRYLAFEVGGRVTSVQVRRGDDVDAGALVATLDPVAEQVARLARYEEASAARSQLELIEAGARPEEISALASRLNAATASEKLLEKNFARERSLHDKGVTPQERVDELETQYERAKAERQALAKQLAILRKGARKQEVQSASARAEAANAAVKLEDVRLGLHELRVPSDGGRVLERHVEPGEVVMPGTPVITLGDVKRPYVEVFVPQNDLDGIKTEIDATVQSDSLRHPLHGKVEYIAQRTEFTPRFLFSERERPNLVIRVRVVIDDPKQELHAGVPAFVRFDRRRGKP; encoded by the coding sequence ATGTTACGTCGCTTTGCTCAAAACCTTGTTTTTTGTCGGAGCCTTAGACCTGGTTGGCTGTGTTTGGTATGGCTTGTTTTGGGCTGTAATCGAACGGGCCCTGCTCAAGAACAATTTCAAGGGATTGTGGAGCTAGAGCAGCGCTATCTTGCATTTGAAGTGGGCGGTCGGGTCACGTCGGTACAGGTACGCCGAGGAGACGATGTCGATGCAGGCGCGTTGGTGGCCACCCTTGATCCGGTGGCCGAGCAAGTAGCGCGTCTCGCGCGTTACGAAGAAGCCTCGGCTGCGCGCTCGCAACTTGAATTAATCGAAGCAGGTGCGCGGCCCGAGGAAATTAGCGCACTCGCTTCGCGTCTAAATGCAGCGACTGCTAGCGAAAAACTCTTGGAAAAGAACTTTGCGCGAGAACGATCGCTTCACGACAAAGGAGTGACGCCGCAAGAAAGAGTTGATGAACTCGAGACGCAATACGAGCGAGCTAAAGCGGAGCGGCAAGCTTTGGCAAAACAGCTTGCGATATTGCGCAAAGGTGCACGTAAGCAGGAAGTGCAAAGTGCTTCAGCTCGTGCAGAAGCGGCCAATGCCGCGGTCAAGCTTGAAGATGTTCGTCTTGGTTTGCATGAGTTGCGCGTGCCCAGCGATGGAGGACGAGTGCTTGAGCGGCACGTTGAGCCGGGTGAAGTTGTGATGCCTGGCACTCCGGTGATTACTTTGGGGGATGTTAAGCGCCCTTATGTCGAAGTCTTTGTGCCTCAAAACGATCTTGACGGCATCAAAACGGAAATAGACGCAACCGTGCAAAGCGATTCGCTTCGCCATCCTTTGCATGGCAAAGTAGAGTACATCGCGCAGCGTACGGAGTTCACCCCACGGTTTTTGTTCAGTGAACGTGAGCGACCGAATCTGGTGATTCGCGTAAGGGTGGTGATCGACGATCCGAAGCAAGAGCTGCACGCGGGTGTTCCGGCTTTTGTGCGTTTTGATCGCAGAAGAGGCAAACCGTGA